In one window of Hevea brasiliensis isolate MT/VB/25A 57/8 chromosome 10, ASM3005281v1, whole genome shotgun sequence DNA:
- the LOC131169459 gene encoding BAHD acyltransferase At5g47980-like, translated as MIMEIITRETIKPSFPTPIHLRNFKLSLLDQLAPVCYGPLLLFYSLNAQINPQLTLSERSRILKTSLSETLTRFYPLAGRIKDDTSIECNDYGVVFVETRINCFLSTFLGEPDAQMITKLIPIEIESPEACTGSLLQVQINCFSCGGLAIGVCISQKISDALTATIFIKDWAATAASASSSAGCGSTQQAEALLPLFNASSIFPPQNFSFKMPIAQLKKEGYVAKRFFFEASKITALKAKASSESVKNPTRVEALTGLIWKCAMNASRSNTEHFRLSILSQSVNIRRRLVPSLPEHTIGNLAGHFASLATEGDIELSSLVGQLRKGMKDFRENYVKKLQGDDAFVANRESFKEAVHMRQEVNIDFYISTSLCRFPFYGIDFGWGKPAWVTIPSGAFKNVILMMDSRDGDGIEAWVTLSEEDMAFFQRDQELLAFASLNPSVISTPITPKSSL; from the coding sequence ATGATAATGGAGATCATTACTAGAGAAACCATCAAACCATCCTTCCCAACCCCAATTCACCTCAGGAATTTCAAGCTCTCTCTTCTCGATCAGCTTGCTCCTGTATGTTATGGTCCCCTGCTTCTCTTCTACTCCTTAAATGCCCAAATCAATCCCCAGCTGACACTTTCAGAAAGATCCCGGATTCTAAAGACATCGCTATCTGAAACCTTAACCCGATTCTACCCACTAGCCGGTAGGATCAAAGATGATACATCAATCGAATGCAACGACTATGGGGTTGTTTTCGTTGAAACACGAATCAACTGTTTTCTCTCAACGTTTCTGGGAGAACCTGATGCCCAGATGATAACAAAATTGATTCCTATTGAAATTGAATCCCCAGAAGCATGCACGGGCAGTTTGCTACAGGTTCAAATCAATTGCTTTTCCTGTGGTGGATTGGCGATTGGAGTGTGTATTTCGCAGAAGATATCAGATGCACTCACGGCGACCATATTCATCAAGGATTGGGCAGCCACGGCTGCTAGTGCTAGTTCTAGTGCTGGTTGTGGGTCAACCCAGCAAGCTGAGGCTCTGCTCCCATTATTTAACGCATCATCGATCTTTCCGCCTCAAAATTTTTCGTTCAAAATGCCAATTGCCCAGCTGAAGAAAGAGGGGTACGTTGCAAAGAGATTTTTCTTTGAAGCCTCCAAGATCACTGCTCTTAAGGCTAAAGCTTCCAGCGAAAGTGTGAAAAATCCAACAAGAGTTGAAGCCTTGACAGGGCTCATCTGGAAATGCGCAATGAATGCGTCAAGATCAAACACAGAACATTTCAGGCTATCTATACTCTCCCAATCTGTGAACATACGCAGAAGGTTGGTGCCTTCCTTGCCTGAACATACTATTGGGAACCTTGCAGGACACTTTGCTTCACTGGCAACAGAGGGCGATATAGAATTGTCAAGCTTGGTTGGTCAGCTGAGAAAAGGGATGAAAGATTTCAGAGAGAATTATGTGAAGAAACTTCAAGGAGATGATGCTTTTGTGGCAAATCGTGAATCTTTCAAGGAAGCAGTACACATGCGTCAAGAAGTTAATATAGACTTCTATATAAGCACTAGTTTGTGCAGGTTTCCATTTTATGGTATTGATTTTGGGTGGGGAAAGCCTGCCTGGGTCACAATTCCAAGTGGGGCATTCAAGAATGTTATTTTAATGATGGATAGCAGAGATGGGGATGGAATTGAAGCTTGGGTGACTCTGAGTGAAGAAGACATGGCATTTTTTCAACGAGATCAAGAGCTGCTTGCTTTTGCTTCTTTGAATCCTAGTGTAATCTCCACGCCCATCACCCCCAAGTCTTCTCTTTAA